The DNA segment CAGGCTCATGCCCCCGGGCAAAAAGCCCTCTTCCTTGGCGTCGTACTGCCCGTAAATCAGCCCCATAAACTCCGACATGATGTTGCGGTGGTACCAGGGCGGCCGGAAGGTGTCTTCGCCGACCAGCCAGCGATCCGAGAAGATCACAAAATCGATATTCGCCGTGCCTGCCTCCCCCGAGGGGCTCGTGAGCACGGTGAAGATCGAGGGATCGGGGTGGTCAAAGAGGATCGCGCCGATCGGCGAATAGTCGCGAAGATCGTATTTGTAGGGGGCGTAGTTGCCATGCCAGGCCACCACATCAAGCGGGCTATGGCCGATCGCCGTCACATAATGACGCCCGCACCATTTGATATGGATCGTTGAGGGGCGCTCCACATCCTCAAAATAAGCGACCGGGTATTTAAAATCGCGGGCGTTGGCCATGCAGTTCGCGCCAATCGGGCCACGCTCCGGAAGCGTGAATTTGCCACCGTAATTCTCGCAGAGGTAGCCGCGCACCGGCCCGTCGACGAGCTCAAAGCGAAAGGCCATGCCGCGCGGAATCACCGCCAGTTCACCGGGCTCGACCTCCAGCACGCCCAGCTCGCTCACCAGGCGAATGGAGCCCTCCTGGGGCAAGAACATCAGCTCGCCATCGGCGTTGATCACATAGTCATCCTCCGAGCTCCGGTTGACCAGGTAGAGGTGTGCCGACATGCCCGTCTGACCCACCACGTCGCCGGCGGTCGA comes from the Lujinxingia sediminis genome and includes:
- the hmgA gene encoding homogentisate 1,2-dioxygenase, producing the protein MTLEYMTGFGNDFETEALEGALPRGRNSPQRAPYGLYAEQLSGSPFTAPRSANERSWLYRIRPSVRHMGEYEPVEVAHWLSAPTTAGGGLPIGQRRWDPVAIPEEPTGFVDGVRTISTAGDVVGQTGMSAHLYLVNRSSEDDYVINADGELMFLPQEGSIRLVSELGVLEVEPGELAVIPRGMAFRFELVDGPVRGYLCENYGGKFTLPERGPIGANCMANARDFKYPVAYFEDVERPSTIHIKWCGRHYVTAIGHSPLDVVAWHGNYAPYKYDLRDYSPIGAILFDHPDPSIFTVLTSPSGEAGTANIDFVIFSDRWLVGEDTFRPPWYHRNIMSEFMGLIYGQYDAKEEGFLPGGMSLHNMMLPHGPDTDAFEKASRAELKAQKLEGTMAFMLETRLPQHLTDYAAGLKTMQKDYIDCWKGLKKRFDGTIEGDWS